The Gemmatimonadaceae bacterium DNA segment CAACGTCGCGCCCATCGCCGCACAGGTGGGCATCACCGAGGCCCGCGGCGACCTCCTGCCGCAGGACAAAGTCGAGGCCGTGCGCGCACTCGAGGCGGCTGGCCATCGCGTCGTGATGGTCGGCGATGGCACCAACGACGCGCCGGCGCTCTCGGCGGCCACGGTGGGCGTGGCGCTGGCCGCGCACGGTGGCGGCATCTCGGCCGAGGCGGCGGGCGTGGTGCTGCTCGCCGACGACGTCACGCGCGTGGCCGACGCCGTGGCCATCGGGCAGCGCACCGTACGCATCGCGCGGCAGAGCATCGCGGCGGGCCTGGCGCTCTCCGGCGCGGCGATGGTCGTCGCGGCGCTGGGTTACATCCCGCCGACGGTCGGCGCCCTGCTGCAGGAGGCGATCGACGTCGCCGTGATCGTCAACGCGCTTCGCGCGGCGGGCGAGGCGGCGTGACCGCGTCGTCGTCGTGCACCGCCCGCATCGCCGGCGTGGTGAGGTCGTCAAACTGCCCCGAGCGCGAACTCCACACGTAGGCGCCGACGAAGATCGCCACCAGCAGGATCGCCAAGGGCACCAGCAGGAACAGCACGCTCATCGGGCCTCCCGGGGGAACGTCCGCGCCCGCCACGTCGCCAGGATCACCGTCACGGAGCCCAGCGGCATCAGCACGGCCGCAAACAGCGGGTCGATGATACCCATCATCGCCATCACCACCGCAATCGCATTATAGCCCAAGGCCACGGCCATATTGCGGTGGATCACCGACGTCGTGCGCCGCGCACCGTCGAAGAGCTCCGGCAGCGAGTCGATGCCGCCGCGGCCCAGATACACGTCGGCCGCCGCCATCGAGGCCTCGGCCCCGCCGCGCACCGCGATGCCCACCGTCGCCGCCGCGATCGCCGCCGCGTCGTTCACGCCGTCACCGACCATCACCACCGTGCCCGCCTCGCGCGCCGCCGCGATGGCCTCGCGCTTGCGCTCCGGCGTCGCGCCGCCTTCCGCCTGCGATGCGGGAATGCCCAGCTCCGCCGCCACCGACTGCACCACCGCTGGCGCGTCGCCGCTGAGCAGGCGCAGCTGCCAACCGCTGCGCTGCAGGCCTTCGACCATCGCGCGCGCCGTGCCGCGCAGCGGATCGCCAAAGCCCGCGCGTGCCACGAGCACGCCGTCCACTGCGATGTCCACGGGTGTCAGTTGCGGCGGGAGTTCGCGAAGCCCCGCGCCTACAGACATCTGCGCGGCGCACCGCTCCCCTGCACCGCTGAGCTTAGCCGCCGCGCTGAGCTCAGCCGCCACCCAGTTCGGCCGGCCAACGAGCACCTCGCGGCCGCCCACCACGCCGCGCAACCCGCCGCCGAGCGTTTCGCTCACGTCAATCGCCTCGGGCGCAGCGACGTCGCTCCACGCCTCAGCGAATGCCGCCGCCACCGGATGCCGCGAGTGCCGCTCCAGCGCCAGCACCAGCGCACGCACGTCTGCGGGGCCGTCATAGGCCTCAAGCCGCATCCGTCCTTCGGTGAGCGTACCCGTCTTGTCCAGGAACACCGTGCCGCGTCCGGTGAGCGTCTCCAGCGCGTGCGCGCCCTTGATGAGCATCCCGCGCGCGGCCGCGCGCCCCACCGACACGGTGAACGCCAGCGGCGTCGCAATCGCCAGTGCGCAGGGGCAGGTCACCACGAGCAGCGCGATGGCATTGTCGATGGCAAAGTACACGTCGCGCTGCCACCAGAGGCCCGCCGTCACCGCCGCGAGCGTCAGGATCACGGCGATGAAGTATCCGGCGATGCGGTCGGCCAGCAGCACCACCGGCGGCCGCTCGCGCGCGCCTTCCTCGACGTCGCGCAGCAGGCGTCCCAGGCGGCTGCTGATGCCGGCTTGCTCCACCTGCACGCGCAGCGGCGCCGACAGGTTCACCGTGCCGGCGAACACTTGGTCGCCCGCAGTCACCGTGACCGGCCGCGATTCGCCCGTAAGCAGCGCGAGGTCCAACGCGCTGCTGCCCCGCAGCACGCGGCCGTCGGCGGCCAGCGTATCGCCGGCGCGCACGTCGAGCAGCATTCCCGGCAGCACCGCCTCCGACGGGACTTCGCGCACGCTGTCGCCATCCACGATGCGCGCGGTGGCCGGCGCCAGCGCGCCGAGCAGGGCCGCCGAGTCCGCGGCGCCGCGCTGGGCGCGGTGCTGCAGGTAGCGCCCGAGCAAGAGCAGGAAGATCAGCGTGCCGACGGCATCGAAGTAGATCGGCCCGGAGTCGCGCCAGGTGTTGATTGCGCCCTGCACGTAGCCCACCGCCAACGCCAGCGCGATCGGCACGTCCATATGCAGGCGGCGGTTGGACAGCGCCTGCCACGCACTCGTGAAGAACACGCGACCCGGCCACAGCAGGCCCGGCGTCACCAGCACGAAGCTCAGCCAGCGGAAGTAGCGCTCGAACTCGCGCTCCATCCCGCTGAACACGCCGCTGTACAGCGCCAGCGCGATCGTCATCACGTTGCCGGCGATCGCCCCCGCGACGCCGATGCGCGTGAGCATCGCGCGTTCCTCGGCGCGGCGCGCTTCGTCGGCGCGCAGGCCGCGGAAGGCGTGCGGCGGGTAGCCGAGCCGGTCCAGCGCCTGCGCGAGCGCGCTCAGCGTCACGGCGCGCGGGTCCCAAGCCAAGCGCGCCACGCCACGCGTCACGTCGAGCTCGGCGCGCACCGCGCCGGGCACGATCATCGGCACCCGCTCCACCAGCCACACGCAGGACGCGCAGTGCACGCCTTCGAGGTACACCGTCACCTCGGCGAGGCCATCGGCGCCCTGCCGCACGTGCGCCGCCTGGAAGGCCTCGTGGTCGAATTCGGCATAGCTGCGGCCGCTCGGCGACACACGCGAAGGGCGGCGTTCTGGCAGCGCGTAGAACCCACCCAGCCCGCTCTGGCGAATGATGCTCGATGCCGTCTCGCAGCCGGCGCAGCAGTACGTCGCGCCGTCCACCGTGCGCGCGTCGCCGGTGGACGCCTCGAGCCCGCAGTGGGCGCAACGCAGCGCGGCCGGCGCCTCGAGCGTGAGCTCAGTCGTGAGCGTCGTGCCCATCGTGCTCGGCGCTGGCGGCGGGTTCGGCCGCGTGGGAATGCGAAGGCGTCACCGTCAGCCGTCCGGCCACGGTCAGCACGCCAAGGATCACGAGCACGCTGGCCGTCACCACCGGCAGGCGCGTGCGGAAGCGGCCGAGCAGGCGCTGCGCACCGAGTCCGACGGCCGCCATCAGCGGCAGCGTCCCCAGCCAGAACGCCGCCATCACCGTCGCGCCGCCCAGCGCGGAGCCCGCCGCCGCCGACGTCGCGACGAAGGCATAGAGCCAGCCACAGGGCAGCGCGGCGGACAGCGCGCCGATTGCCAGCGCGCGCAGGGCCGGCGGCCGCTCCTGCACCGCGCGCACCGCCTTGGCGACGCGCGTGGCCAAGGCGGGCGGCACATCAAGCAGCGGGATGCGCAGTCCCAGCGCCGCGGCGAGCGACGCCAATCCCCAGAGAATAAGCAAGATGCCCGCGACCACCGCCGCCGGTCTCGCCCATCCCGCCACCGCACCGGCGCGATTGAGCCCCGCACCGGCCGCTCCGGCCAGCGCGCCCAGCAGCGCGTACGAGAGCAGACGGCCGCCGTTGTACGCCGCCGTCGAGCGCAGCGCACGTCGCCCGCCGGAGGCATCGCCACCGGAGGCGAGGCAAGCGAAGCTCCCGCACATCCCGGCGCAGTGTGCGCTGCCGAGCAGTCCGGCGACGAACACGGAGCTGGCCAGCGCGATCACGGCGCCTCGGTGTGCTGCGTGTCCTCGAAGCGCTCGCTGCCGCGCCGCGCGGTGATGCGCACTTCCCACAAGCCGCCGCGCGCCGCCACCGCCGGCGCCGAGTACGCGCCGGCACCAAGCGCCGCGAGTTGTACCTGCAGCGGCGTCGAGGCTTCGCGGTTGTGGATCAGCGTCACGTGCACGTCGGCATCGGCGATCGGCACGCCGTCGCGGTCCGCGAGCGTCACGCGCAGTTCACGCCCGGCCTCAGCCGACGCGCCGAGCGATGCCTCTGCCGACCAGCCCAGCGCCGCACTCGCCGCGCGCCGCGCCATCGTGCGGTCCCACTCCACCGCCTTGCGGTAGTAGTCCGGCTCCACCACGGTGCCGTTGGGATCGCGCGACGACGCGAAGAGCATCACCACGTTCACGCCCACCGTGAATGCCAAGGCGAGGGTCACCAACACGGGCCATTGCCATCCGCGCTTCATCGTTGCTCCGGGGGTTGGGTGCCCCACACGGGGCCGGGAAGGCGCCACGAGAACTCGCGCGAGTACTTGCCGCCGTCGTCGATGCGGAAGCGCACGCGACGCTCGCCGCTCACGAAGCGCTCCGCGCCCTGCATCACGAACACCGAGGTGGTCACCGTCTCGCCGGCGTTCACGCGCAGCGGGTTCTCGGGTGCGATGAGCGTCGCGCCGGGTTCGTCGAGGTATGCGATGTGGTACTGCTGCGTCGCGCGCGTGCGGTTGGCCACCTTGATGCGCACCTGGTTGACCACGCGGCCGTCGGCCTCGCGTGTGAACGGCGCCCCGATCGGCCCGAGCAACGTCACGTCGGCCGCAGACTTGGTGGCCAGCGCCAGCAGGAAGGCCCCGAAGAACGCGACGAAGGCGAGCGGGTACAGCACCGTGCGCGCCCGCAGGATCTTGGGCGGACGTCCCGCCAGCGCGTCCTGCGAGCTGTAGCGAATGAGCCCCGCGGGCTTGCCGACCTTCTCCATAATCGCGTCGCAGGCGTCGGCGCACTGCGTGCAGTGGATGCACTCCATCTGCAGCCCGTCGCGGATGTCGATGCCGGTGGGGCAGGTGTTCACGCAGGCGTTGCAGGCGACGCAGTCGCCGAGCCCGGGACGCGCCCCCGTGCCGTGGCCGCGCGGCTCGCCGCGCGCGGCATCGTAGGCCACAATCACCGATTGTTTGTCCAGCAGCGCCGACTGCCAGCGCCCGTACGGACAGGCCACGAGGCAGGTCTGCTCGCGGAACCAGGTGAAGTCGAGGAACACGCCCAGCGACACCACCGCCATCACGAGGAATGGCGTCGGGTGCTGCACCGGCGACTGCGTCACCCAGCGCAGCAGCGACTCCGTGCCCACGAAGTAGGCCAGGAACGTGTTCCCCAGCAGCACCGCCAGGACGCCATAGACAGCGTACTTGAGCAATCGGCGCGGCGTGAAGTGCCTGCGGTCCTTGTCCAGCGCGCGCGACTGCGCGTAGCCGCCCTCGATCACCCGCTCGATCGGCCGGAACAGGAACTCCATCCACACCGTCTGCGGACAGGCCCAGCCGCACCACACGCGGCCGAACAGGGCCGTGAGCAGGAAGATCAGCACCAGCACGCTGACGAACAGCAGCATCAGCAGCAGCGTGTCCGTCGGCAGGAACGTCGTGCCGAAGAACGTGAACTCGCGCCGCGGCAGGTCGAGCAGCATCCACGGCTTGTCGTTCCAGCGCAGGTGCGGGAACGCCAGGTAGAACACCATCAAGGCATACGCCACCACCTGCCGCCGGATCAGCCACTTGCCCGCAGAGGGCTTGGGGCGGATCCAGCGGCGCGAGCCGTCCTCGTTGAGCGTCGCGAGTACGCGCCCGCGTGCTGCGGGTGCGCTCACGAGCCTCCCGTGGGCCCTTCAGGAGCCTTGGGGTTGGGTGGGTTCGTGCCCTGCAGCGACAGCACGTAGGCCGTCACGTTGTTGAGCTGCTCCGGGCGCAGGATGCGCTCCCAGGGCGGCATCCCCTTGGCCAGTACCCCCACCGCGATGGTGTGGTGCACCTGCGTCGGCGACCCGCCGTGGATCCACGCATCGTCGGTGAGGTTGGGGCCGATGAGACCACCACCGTCGGCGCGGTGGCAGGCCGCGCAGTTGGCATCGTACACCGCCTTGCCGTCGGCCAGCGCGGCGCGGTTCGTCACCAACTGCCGCAACTCGTCGTCGGTGGGGCCGGCCGCCACCTGCTGCGGCTGTGCCGCCGCGGCCTTCGCCACGCTGGCCTCATACTCGGCGATCATCCCCGGCCCCTCGCCGAACGGCGACGGCAGGAAGTAGTACGCCACGCTGAACACGATCGTCGCCCAGAACACCCACACCCACCAGCGGGGCATCGGGTTGTCGTACTCCTGGATCCCGTCGTACGAGTGATCGAGGAGCTTGTCGTCGGATTGGTCAGCCATTGCTGCTCCCGGTCCCCGGGGACCGTGTGTCGTCGTCGAGGGGCAACTGGGCCGCCGCGCGCATCCGCTCGGCGCTGCCCGGTGCGAGGATCATCGCCACCACCATCACGAAAGCCGCCACGAACAGCAGCAGCGCGACGATGGCGTACATCGAGAGCCCGGAGGCGCTCATCACGTCGGTGAGCTTCACGGCGTCGCTCCCGGGGCCGAGCCCCCCGCCGCACTCGCGGTACCCGTGGGTGTCTGGATGTCGCGGCCCAGGCGCTGCAGATAGGCCACCAGCGCGATGACCTCCTTATCGGCCAAGCCGCTCGGGCCGCCGCTGGCTTCGATGCCGGCCGCCATCTGCTCGGCCTGCGCCCGCGCCATCGCCGGGGCGTTGCGGACCGCCTCGCCATACGGCACGCCCAGCATCACCATCGCGTCCACGCGACGCTGGATGCCGTCGAAGTCCAACTCGCGCCGCTCGAGATGCGCGTACACGGGCATAATCGAGTTGGCCACCAAGCTCTTGGGCTCGGCGAAGTGCCGGATGTGCCACAGGTCCGGATACTTTCCGCCGATGCGCGCGAGGTCCGGTCCGATGCGACGCGAGCCCCACAGGAACGGATGGTCGTACACGAACTCGCCCGGCTTCGAGTACTCGCCGAAGCGTTCCGTCTCGTAGCGCAACGGGCGCACCATCTGCGAATGGCAGTTAAAGCAGCCTTCCTTGATGTAGAGGTCGCGTCCGGCGAGCTCAAGCGGCGTGTATGGCTTCACGCTGGCGATGGTCGGTACGTTGCTCTTGATCAGGAAGGTCGGGATGATCTCCGCCAGCGAGGCCACCACCACCGCGAGCACGGTCATCACCGTGAAGAGCAGCGGCAGCCCCTCCCAGCGGCGGTGCCAGCCCATTCCGGTGAAGCGGGCGAACGCGCCTTCGCCCGCCGGAGCGGCGTGCGGCACATAGGGCTTGGCCAGCGCCGGTGCCGACACCTCGGGCACCTCGTAGGCAGCCGGCCGCGCCTGCCACGTCTTGTAGATGTTGTACAGGAAGATCAGCGAGCCCGCGATGTACAGCGTGCCACCAGCCACGCGCACCCAGTACATCGGCATCAGCTGCATCACCGTCTCGACGAAGTCGGGGTACGCCAGGCGGCCCGTCTCGTCGAAGGCGCGCCACATCAGCCCCTGCGTGATGCCGGCCGAGTAGATGCTGGCCACGTAGAGCAGGATGCCGAAGGTCGCGATCCAGAAGTGCAGCTCAGCCAGCTTCTTGGAATACAGCGGCGTCTGGAACAGCCGCGGCGCCAGCCAGTAGACCATACCGAAGGTCAGCAGGCCGTTCCATCCGAGTGCACCGGTGTGCACGTGCGCGATGATCCAGTCGGTGTAGTGCGCCAGTGCGTTGACGCTCTTCACCGAGAGCATCGGGCCTTCGAAGGTGCTCATCCCGTAGGCCGTGATCGCCACGACGAAGAACTTGAGCACCGGCTCTTCCGTCACCTTGTGCCAGGCGCCGCGCAGCGTCAGCAGGCCGTTCACCATCCCGCCCCAGCTCGGCATCCACAGCATCACCGAGAACAGCATTCCCAGCGTGCTCGCCCAGTCCGGCAGCGCAGTGTAGTGCAGGTGGTGCGGGCCCGCCCAGATGTACAGGAACACCAGCGACCAGAAGTGCAGGATCGACAGCTTGTACGAGAACACCGGTCGCTCGGCGGCCTTCGGCATGAAGTAGTACATCAGGCCGAGGAAGGGCGTCGTCAGGAAGAACGCGACGGCGTTGTGCCCGTACCACCACTGCATAAAGGCGTCCTGCACGCCGGCGTAGAGCGAGTAGCTCTTCAGCCAGCCGGCCGGGACGCTCAGATTGTTGAAGATGTGCAGGATCGCGACCGTCACGATGGACGCGATGTAGAACCAGATCGCCACGTAGATGTGGCGCTCGCGGCGCCGCGCGATGGTGCCGAAGAAGTTGATCGCGAAGGCCACCCACACCACGGCGATGGCCAGATCGATCGGCCACTCCAGCTCCGCGTACTCCTTGGCCTGCGTGAAGCCAAGCGGCAGCGTCAGCGCCGCGGCGACGATGATCGCCTGCCAGCCCCAGAAATGGAACTTGCTCAAGCCGTCGGAGAACATCCGCGTCTTGAGCAGTCGCTGGGTGGAGTAGTAGGCGCCGGTGAAGATCGCGTTGCCCGCGAACGCGAAGATCACCGCGTTGGTATGCAGCGGGCGCAGTCGCCCGAAGGACAGCCAGGAGATGTCGAAGTTGAACCAGGGGTTCGCCAGCTGCAGCGCGATCAGCAGGCCGACGGTGAAACCGACGATGCCCCAGATGATGGTCGCCCACAGGAACTTGCGGACGATGTCGTCATCGTAGGAGAAGGTCTCGAGGTGCGTACTCATCAGGAGGCTCCACGGGGGTGGGAAGTCGGGCAAACCAACGTCCTATTTTGGCGCGTCCTGACCGAACCTGCAGTCAGCAGTTCGCGGAGGCTAGGTCAGGACTTTCCTGACCGTTTCTCCCGCACCCCTCGCTTCCGCGGGCCGATGCGTGCAACGTTCAGACACTCCTCTGGTCCCCCCCCCACCCCGGAAGGAACACGTTATGCGTCTCACTCACGTCGCCTTGGCGGCGACCGCTCTCGCGCTTGCGCTCCCCGCGAGCGCCGACGCCCAGCGCGCGAACACCACGAGCGGCAACCGCGGCCAGCCCAACACCACCGTCCCGCCATTCAA contains these protein-coding regions:
- a CDS encoding cbb3-type cytochrome c oxidase subunit 3 produces the protein MKLTDVMSASGLSMYAIVALLLFVAAFVMVVAMILAPGSAERMRAAAQLPLDDDTRSPGTGSSNG
- the ccoN gene encoding cytochrome-c oxidase, cbb3-type subunit I, with the translated sequence MSTHLETFSYDDDIVRKFLWATIIWGIVGFTVGLLIALQLANPWFNFDISWLSFGRLRPLHTNAVIFAFAGNAIFTGAYYSTQRLLKTRMFSDGLSKFHFWGWQAIIVAAALTLPLGFTQAKEYAELEWPIDLAIAVVWVAFAINFFGTIARRRERHIYVAIWFYIASIVTVAILHIFNNLSVPAGWLKSYSLYAGVQDAFMQWWYGHNAVAFFLTTPFLGLMYYFMPKAAERPVFSYKLSILHFWSLVFLYIWAGPHHLHYTALPDWASTLGMLFSVMLWMPSWGGMVNGLLTLRGAWHKVTEEPVLKFFVVAITAYGMSTFEGPMLSVKSVNALAHYTDWIIAHVHTGALGWNGLLTFGMVYWLAPRLFQTPLYSKKLAELHFWIATFGILLYVASIYSAGITQGLMWRAFDETGRLAYPDFVETVMQLMPMYWVRVAGGTLYIAGSLIFLYNIYKTWQARPAAYEVPEVSAPALAKPYVPHAAPAGEGAFARFTGMGWHRRWEGLPLLFTVMTVLAVVVASLAEIIPTFLIKSNVPTIASVKPYTPLELAGRDLYIKEGCFNCHSQMVRPLRYETERFGEYSKPGEFVYDHPFLWGSRRIGPDLARIGGKYPDLWHIRHFAEPKSLVANSIMPVYAHLERRELDFDGIQRRVDAMVMLGVPYGEAVRNAPAMARAQAEQMAAGIEASGGPSGLADKEVIALVAYLQRLGRDIQTPTGTASAAGGSAPGATP
- a CDS encoding sulfite exporter TauE/SafE family protein, whose translation is MIALASSVFVAGLLGSAHCAGMCGSFACLASGGDASGGRRALRSTAAYNGGRLLSYALLGALAGAAGAGLNRAGAVAGWARPAAVVAGILLILWGLASLAAALGLRIPLLDVPPALATRVAKAVRAVQERPPALRALAIGALSAALPCGWLYAFVATSAAAGSALGGATVMAAFWLGTLPLMAAVGLGAQRLLGRFRTRLPVVTASVLVILGVLTVAGRLTVTPSHSHAAEPAASAEHDGHDAHD
- the ccoG gene encoding cytochrome c oxidase accessory protein CcoG, yielding MSAPAARGRVLATLNEDGSRRWIRPKPSAGKWLIRRQVVAYALMVFYLAFPHLRWNDKPWMLLDLPRREFTFFGTTFLPTDTLLLMLLFVSVLVLIFLLTALFGRVWCGWACPQTVWMEFLFRPIERVIEGGYAQSRALDKDRRHFTPRRLLKYAVYGVLAVLLGNTFLAYFVGTESLLRWVTQSPVQHPTPFLVMAVVSLGVFLDFTWFREQTCLVACPYGRWQSALLDKQSVIVAYDAARGEPRGHGTGARPGLGDCVACNACVNTCPTGIDIRDGLQMECIHCTQCADACDAIMEKVGKPAGLIRYSSQDALAGRPPKILRARTVLYPLAFVAFFGAFLLALATKSAADVTLLGPIGAPFTREADGRVVNQVRIKVANRTRATQQYHIAYLDEPGATLIAPENPLRVNAGETVTTSVFVMQGAERFVSGERRVRFRIDDGGKYSREFSWRLPGPVWGTQPPEQR
- the ccoS gene encoding cbb3-type cytochrome oxidase assembly protein CcoS, with translation MSVLFLLVPLAILLVAIFVGAYVWSSRSGQFDDLTTPAMRAVHDDDAVTPPRPPREAR
- a CDS encoding FixH family protein; protein product: MKRGWQWPVLVTLALAFTVGVNVVMLFASSRDPNGTVVEPDYYRKAVEWDRTMARRAASAALGWSAEASLGASAEAGRELRVTLADRDGVPIADADVHVTLIHNREASTPLQVQLAALGAGAYSAPAVAARGGLWEVRITARRGSERFEDTQHTEAP
- a CDS encoding c-type cytochrome, giving the protein MADQSDDKLLDHSYDGIQEYDNPMPRWWVWVFWATIVFSVAYYFLPSPFGEGPGMIAEYEASVAKAAAAQPQQVAAGPTDDELRQLVTNRAALADGKAVYDANCAACHRADGGGLIGPNLTDDAWIHGGSPTQVHHTIAVGVLAKGMPPWERILRPEQLNNVTAYVLSLQGTNPPNPKAPEGPTGGS
- a CDS encoding heavy metal translocating P-type ATPase, with the translated sequence MGTTLTTELTLEAPAALRCAHCGLEASTGDARTVDGATYCCAGCETASSIIRQSGLGGFYALPERRPSRVSPSGRSYAEFDHEAFQAAHVRQGADGLAEVTVYLEGVHCASCVWLVERVPMIVPGAVRAELDVTRGVARLAWDPRAVTLSALAQALDRLGYPPHAFRGLRADEARRAEERAMLTRIGVAGAIAGNVMTIALALYSGVFSGMEREFERYFRWLSFVLVTPGLLWPGRVFFTSAWQALSNRRLHMDVPIALALAVGYVQGAINTWRDSGPIYFDAVGTLIFLLLLGRYLQHRAQRGAADSAALLGALAPATARIVDGDSVREVPSEAVLPGMLLDVRAGDTLAADGRVLRGSSALDLALLTGESRPVTVTAGDQVFAGTVNLSAPLRVQVEQAGISSRLGRLLRDVEEGARERPPVVLLADRIAGYFIAVILTLAAVTAGLWWQRDVYFAIDNAIALLVVTCPCALAIATPLAFTVSVGRAAARGMLIKGAHALETLTGRGTVFLDKTGTLTEGRMRLEAYDGPADVRALVLALERHSRHPVAAAFAEAWSDVAAPEAIDVSETLGGGLRGVVGGREVLVGRPNWVAAELSAAAKLSGAGERCAAQMSVGAGLRELPPQLTPVDIAVDGVLVARAGFGDPLRGTARAMVEGLQRSGWQLRLLSGDAPAVVQSVAAELGIPASQAEGGATPERKREAIAAAREAGTVVMVGDGVNDAAAIAAATVGIAVRGGAEASMAAADVYLGRGGIDSLPELFDGARRTTSVIHRNMAVALGYNAIAVVMAMMGIIDPLFAAVLMPLGSVTVILATWRARTFPREAR